A stretch of the Clostridiales bacterium genome encodes the following:
- a CDS encoding endo-1,4-beta-xylanase encodes MKMFGSGISYLTVDLIGIWKSSDEDDFAEKRDRYLAAENPPDASYYRQLDYIRMEKIIRFIDRYLDSVTPENEMKMEIYFNQDQPAFIDDKVNTHLFNFSYADKVYAFAQEKGLNIRIHTIIWYWHVPRQLTEYLESRNAEDRKRLTFLFIKTYMQCLKERYPDAYSVELINEIAADPDEIRILREEGKPVYDVDDEGVRIDDWYKLLGKDYYVEIFRLAREVFGDQIKLFYNDNNEGNREKHIIFKKVISRIKAYEQEHGVRLIDGFGMQCHFWGSENETRQYIEEMFDHCKRLGVELQITEFDVSNHSTKMIQESIFTSFPEVAKQNGIEVFTTWGLNDIVSWLHGEEASLVDSNCDLKSFAMKYIEAFSGKYDREKGAE; translated from the coding sequence ATGAAAATGTTCGGAAGCGGCATCAGTTATCTGACCGTTGATCTGATCGGGATCTGGAAATCCAGCGACGAGGATGATTTCGCAGAAAAGAGGGACAGATATCTGGCTGCTGAAAATCCGCCGGATGCATCCTATTACCGTCAGCTGGACTATATCAGGATGGAGAAGATCATCCGGTTTATTGACCGGTACCTGGACAGCGTGACGCCTGAGAACGAAATGAAGATGGAGATCTACTTCAATCAGGATCAGCCGGCGTTTATCGATGATAAAGTCAATACGCATCTTTTCAACTTTTCATATGCTGACAAGGTCTATGCGTTTGCGCAGGAAAAAGGTCTGAATATCAGGATTCATACGATTATCTGGTACTGGCATGTTCCCAGGCAGTTAACGGAATATCTGGAAAGCAGAAACGCAGAAGACAGGAAAAGGCTGACGTTTTTGTTTATCAAAACCTATATGCAGTGTCTGAAGGAGCGGTACCCGGACGCGTACAGTGTGGAACTGATCAATGAGATTGCGGCAGATCCTGATGAAATCAGAATCCTCCGGGAAGAAGGAAAGCCCGTATATGATGTGGATGACGAGGGCGTCCGAATTGACGACTGGTATAAATTGTTAGGAAAGGACTATTATGTTGAGATCTTCCGCCTGGCTCGGGAAGTGTTTGGGGATCAGATCAAGCTGTTCTATAATGATAACAATGAGGGAAACAGGGAAAAACATATCATTTTCAAAAAAGTGATTAGCCGGATCAAAGCGTATGAGCAGGAACACGGAGTCAGGCTGATCGACGGATTCGGAATGCAGTGCCATTTCTGGGGATCTGAAAATGAAACCCGGCAATATATAGAGGAAATGTTCGACCATTGCAAACGCCTGGGCGTGGAACTGCAGATTACGGAATTTGACGTAAGCAACCACAGTACGAAAATGATTCAGGAATCTATTTTCACCAGTTTCCCGGAGGTCGCAAAACAAAACGGTATTGAGGTTTTTACAACATGGGGGCTGAACGACATTGTTTCATGGCTCCATGGAGAGGAAGCGTCTCTGGTGGATTCTAACTGTGATCTGAAGTCCTTTGCTATGAAATATATTGAAGCCTTTTCCGGGAAATACGACCGCGAAAAAGGCGCGGAGTGA
- a CDS encoding GNAT family N-acetyltransferase, translating into MMIETARLIVRTFREEETEALYRIKTDPQVMEFCPDFLDVDAGPADMQGYIRAFRKIEEDGDTDAWRCYAIENKGTGEVMGALSFCKQNMLHEYDLGWMMIGTYTGKGYASEAAEAFAEDFCRAHGVDYLTVVMDTDNPASRRTAEKSGFRLFEKRTVYDYHYNRYCDDYYYFRRYWSGCTLKDRYYGDSPYYGRSTSDASEESCGRSADHLNGSSA; encoded by the coding sequence ATGATGATTGAGACGGCAAGGTTGATCGTCCGTACGTTCCGTGAGGAAGAGACTGAGGCGCTGTACAGGATCAAAACTGATCCACAGGTGATGGAATTCTGCCCGGATTTTCTGGATGTTGATGCAGGACCAGCTGATATGCAGGGGTATATCCGCGCCTTCCGAAAGATTGAGGAAGACGGCGACACTGATGCATGGCGATGCTATGCCATTGAAAACAAGGGAACCGGCGAAGTCATGGGGGCTCTTTCTTTCTGCAAGCAGAATATGCTCCATGAGTATGACCTTGGTTGGATGATGATCGGCACCTATACCGGAAAGGGTTATGCATCCGAAGCTGCAGAGGCATTTGCTGAGGATTTCTGCCGGGCACACGGAGTTGATTATCTGACTGTGGTCATGGACACAGACAATCCGGCATCCCGCAGAACAGCGGAGAAGAGCGGATTCCGGCTTTTTGAAAAGAGAACTGTCTATGATTATCACTATAACCGGTACTGCGATGATTATTACTATTTTCGCAGATATTGGTCTGGCTGTACTCTGAAAGACCGGTATTATGGTGATTCGCCGTATTACGGACGGTCAACGTCCGATGCGAGCGAAGAATCATGCGGACGGTCTGCAGATCATCTGAATGGATCCAGTGCATGA
- a CDS encoding GNAT family N-acetyltransferase encodes MKDFNSYFESIPELETERLRLTAFTREDMDAYFDILRDPKVQEYLGGGVPVFDKEPHISNWLRNINDRLLKRKIVFTWCIRDKESNRVVGRIDLGGFVKKTAAEISYHLSSDFWGREIATEAVERVTRFGLDELGLARIQGLVRIENQASIRVLEKNGYLREGLLHHYPFGREFHDVVMLAIVR; translated from the coding sequence ATGAAAGACTTCAATTCGTATTTTGAATCGATTCCTGAGTTGGAAACAGAGCGGTTGCGATTAACTGCATTTACAAGAGAAGATATGGACGCTTATTTTGACATATTGCGAGATCCTAAAGTACAAGAATATCTTGGAGGAGGAGTTCCGGTTTTTGACAAAGAGCCGCATATCAGCAATTGGCTGAGGAATATAAACGATCGGCTGTTGAAAAGGAAGATTGTTTTTACCTGGTGTATAAGGGACAAAGAAAGCAATCGGGTGGTTGGTCGTATTGATTTGGGAGGCTTTGTAAAGAAAACAGCAGCTGAGATTTCGTATCACCTATCAAGTGATTTTTGGGGCCGTGAGATTGCCACAGAGGCCGTAGAAAGGGTGACCAGGTTCGGCTTGGATGAGCTGGGACTTGCGAGAATACAAGGCCTTGTCAGGATAGAGAATCAAGCATCAATTCGCGTATTGGAAAAGAATGGATATCTCAGGGAAGGCTTGCTGCATCATTATCCTTTCGGGCGTGAATTTCATGATGTGGTGATGCTTGCAATCGTCAGATGA